From Fibrobacter sp., one genomic window encodes:
- a CDS encoding N-acetylmuramoyl-L-alanine amidase has translation MTPEKIADREYSFALKLIDSAATQFTAGEKINIGGDVFITPLTAPHDSYYYKAKTKKTQICLHFTAGVLPGDISALSKPNNHVSVPFVVARDGNIYQLFDPDYWSYHLGSAAIGGNGVMSKMSIGIEISNYGPMKLQGDKFIDAYGSTYTSDPSFIENVSYRGYDYYAKMTDCQIDSVCYLIKYLCDKFDIPDIFKEDIGNVFGSPSDAKLFTGIMCHSDVRADKFDWPPEIALQVKNRYDELFHKVISVECPPEPEPEPEPELPVAADHGADDKPLSELHEFTVGENAAGDPVVVDKTAESEPSAVKKSVLQKILDILLGLFKSRQK, from the coding sequence ATGACACCCGAAAAAATTGCAGACCGTGAATATTCATTTGCCCTGAAGCTGATCGACTCTGCTGCGACCCAGTTTACTGCAGGCGAAAAAATAAATATAGGTGGCGATGTTTTCATCACTCCACTAACAGCACCGCATGATTCGTATTATTACAAGGCAAAAACCAAAAAGACTCAGATCTGCCTGCACTTTACTGCAGGGGTTCTTCCGGGTGACATTTCGGCGTTGAGTAAACCGAATAACCATGTGTCAGTACCATTTGTCGTTGCTCGTGACGGCAATATCTATCAGCTGTTCGACCCCGATTACTGGTCATACCACTTGGGCTCGGCAGCTATCGGCGGAAACGGAGTTATGTCCAAAATGTCGATCGGCATAGAAATTTCTAATTACGGTCCTATGAAACTGCAGGGGGACAAGTTCATCGACGCATACGGAAGCACATATACGTCTGACCCGTCGTTCATCGAGAATGTGTCGTACAGAGGATATGACTATTATGCTAAGATGACTGACTGCCAGATCGACTCGGTATGCTATCTGATCAAGTATCTATGCGATAAATTTGACATCCCCGACATATTTAAGGAAGATATCGGCAATGTATTCGGTTCTCCGTCTGATGCAAAGTTGTTTACCGGAATCATGTGCCACAGCGACGTTCGTGCTGACAAGTTTGATTGGCCGCCTGAGATTGCTTTGCAGGTAAAGAACCGTTATGACGAATTGTTCCACAAAGTGATTTCGGTTGAATGTCCGCCCGAACCCGAACCCGAACCTGAACCGGAATTACCGGTCGCCGCCGATCACGGTGCAGACGATAAGCCACTATCTGAATTGCATGAATTTACAGTTGGAGAGAATGCAGCCGGCGATCCAGTTGTTGTTGACAAAACTGCGGAGTCTGAACCCAGCGCAGTCAAAAAATCTGTGCTTCAGAAGATCCTTGATATACTTTTGGGGTTGTTTAAATCACGTCAGAAATAA
- a CDS encoding DUF5662 family protein, whose protein sequence is MTDIQIFSTDSEEVVANKKHIAKVIELMTFFADVIKERAYVHDQSKLVSPEKEGFDKAGSTSRLTYGTDEYAKSLEALKQTLDHHYALNAHHPQHYPNGVNDMNLFDVVEMLLDWRASTMRYANGNIYESLEINKERFGISDQLIAIMRNTMKVFDMSEALTDAHEWTPASIFPSKPGHYIGKSIYDDSIIEFCLDQSQIDSMSYPVGVISHWKEH, encoded by the coding sequence ATGACTGATATTCAAATTTTTTCGACTGACTCGGAAGAAGTCGTAGCGAACAAGAAGCATATAGCGAAGGTTATCGAATTGATGACGTTCTTTGCCGATGTGATCAAAGAACGTGCCTATGTGCATGACCAGTCAAAACTTGTGTCCCCTGAAAAGGAAGGGTTTGATAAGGCCGGGAGTACGTCACGATTGACTTACGGTACTGACGAATATGCAAAGAGTCTGGAAGCGTTAAAGCAGACTCTGGACCACCATTACGCTTTGAATGCCCATCATCCGCAACATTACCCTAATGGCGTCAATGACATGAACCTGTTCGATGTGGTTGAAATGCTGCTTGATTGGCGTGCATCTACAATGCGTTATGCAAACGGCAATATTTATGAATCGCTCGAAATCAACAAGGAACGATTTGGGATTTCTGACCAGCTGATTGCGATCATGCGCAATACCATGAAGGTGTTTGACATGTCGGAAGCTTTGACGGATGCACATGAATGGACTCCGGCCAGTATCTTCCCGAGCAAGCCCGGGCATTATATCGGTAAATCCATATATGACGATTCAATTATTGAGTTCTGCCTTGACCAATCACAAATTGATTCAATGTCATACCCTGTAGGTGTAATATCTCACTGGAAAGAACATTAA
- a CDS encoding transposase, with the protein MVELKTYKYKLYNRDALKYLDGILVIAGRIYNHCIALHRRYYGIYHKMLNKYQLQKHLTKLKRQYPEWNEVPSQAVQDITDRIDRAYRLFFSNLKAGKKTNPPHFQKTAKYHSFTTKQAGYKFHGLNRVKIGKKDFPYWNSRDFEGNVKTLTVKRKSNGFYIYVVVEQECTQTEWIKSGEIVGFDFSLHNFLVSSNGDDCSMPKLLRKNLNSLRNLSEKYRRSKGKRGSLRTLQKLYEKVANQRLDMHWKLARQMCRDYDVMVFETLDLANMSKKYKKSMYDFGFNTFLVIIEYVAHKTGKTVMYADKYFPSSQLCSECGYQNHLLKDVSIREWTCPVCGCHHDRDLNAARNLCKVGASTFGTCCSYVAAP; encoded by the coding sequence ATGGTTGAATTGAAGACATACAAGTACAAGCTGTATAATCGAGATGCGTTGAAGTATCTCGACGGAATACTTGTTATTGCTGGTCGGATATACAACCACTGTATAGCTTTGCATCGTAGGTACTACGGCATCTACCATAAGATGCTGAACAAGTATCAGTTGCAGAAGCACTTAACCAAATTGAAACGACAGTATCCAGAGTGGAATGAGGTTCCTTCGCAAGCCGTACAAGATATAACGGATAGAATAGACCGAGCATATAGGTTGTTCTTCTCCAATCTAAAGGCTGGGAAGAAGACTAATCCACCGCACTTCCAGAAGACGGCTAAATATCATTCGTTCACGACGAAGCAAGCTGGATATAAGTTCCATGGTTTAAATCGTGTTAAGATAGGCAAGAAAGACTTCCCCTACTGGAACAGCAGGGATTTCGAAGGCAATGTCAAGACCTTGACCGTCAAACGCAAGAGCAACGGATTCTACATATACGTCGTCGTAGAGCAAGAATGTACACAGACAGAGTGGATTAAATCGGGTGAAATCGTTGGTTTTGATTTCAGTCTGCATAACTTTCTCGTAAGTTCTAACGGCGATGATTGCAGTATGCCAAAGCTACTGCGGAAGAACCTCAATTCTTTAAGGAACTTATCGGAGAAATACCGTAGGTCTAAAGGAAAACGAGGTTCGCTGCGTACATTGCAGAAGCTATATGAGAAGGTGGCTAATCAGCGTTTGGACATGCACTGGAAGCTGGCACGGCAAATGTGCCGTGACTACGATGTGATGGTGTTCGAGACGCTAGACTTAGCTAATATGTCCAAGAAATACAAGAAATCGATGTATGACTTCGGGTTCAACACTTTCTTGGTCATAATTGAGTATGTGGCACATAAGACTGGAAAGACAGTTATGTATGCCGATAAATACTTTCCATCGTCACAGCTATGTAGTGAATGTGGCTATCAGAACCATCTATTGAAGGATGTGTCTATCCGTGAATGGACTTGCCCAGTATGCGGATGTCATCACGATAGAGACCTGAATGCCGCTCGAAACTTATGTAAGGTAGGGGCATCTACCTTTGGGACATGTTGCTCGTATGTAGCAGCTCCCTGA
- the glf gene encoding UDP-galactopyranose mutase, whose product MITEPLTVDYLCVGAGITCATIANLLANQGYSVLVCDRRQHVAGNCYTEQVNGIHVHKYGAHIFHTSDEEVYNFITSFGKFHPFINSPIAITKGEDGLPKAVNMPFNMNTFAQIFPNCVTPADATRILNAERKIAHVKNPRNLEEQAISMVGRTIYSLLIRDYTEKQWGCKCTDLPPDIIKRLPLRMSYDNNYFNDTYQVIPDDGYTAIIQNMLTHPLIRVETGVGGEQAKCMTTVRHRTFYSGCIDEFYDYEYGHLDYRTVKFTDREYKTENKQGNAVFNYTTHSQKYTRTIEHKWFNPSVKTPTTIVSTEYPAPWKPGAEPYYPINNSANNELYRRYVELHNSSEIMRKSVKFVGRLGTYSYMDMDDAIKHAFAIVEEESNMRLRW is encoded by the coding sequence ATGATAACAGAACCTTTAACAGTTGATTACCTTTGTGTCGGCGCAGGCATTACATGTGCCACAATCGCCAACCTTCTTGCCAACCAAGGATACAGCGTCCTCGTCTGTGACCGTAGGCAGCATGTCGCCGGGAATTGCTATACTGAACAGGTTAACGGTATACATGTGCATAAATACGGCGCCCACATATTCCATACCAGCGACGAGGAGGTATACAACTTTATCACATCCTTCGGCAAGTTCCATCCGTTTATCAACAGCCCGATCGCTATCACTAAGGGAGAAGATGGCCTACCAAAGGCCGTCAATATGCCGTTCAACATGAATACGTTCGCACAGATATTCCCTAACTGCGTGACGCCGGCGGACGCCACACGCATTTTAAATGCCGAACGCAAGATCGCCCATGTAAAGAACCCACGCAATCTGGAAGAGCAGGCAATATCAATGGTCGGCCGTACAATATATTCTTTGCTGATACGTGACTATACTGAAAAGCAATGGGGGTGCAAATGCACCGATCTTCCGCCGGATATTATCAAGCGTCTGCCTCTACGCATGTCCTACGATAACAATTATTTTAATGACACCTATCAGGTGATCCCTGACGACGGATATACTGCTATTATCCAGAATATGCTTACCCACCCACTCATCAGGGTGGAAACCGGCGTAGGCGGCGAACAAGCTAAATGCATGACAACAGTGCGGCACAGGACTTTTTATTCAGGATGCATCGATGAATTTTATGATTATGAATATGGTCATTTGGACTATCGAACTGTAAAATTTACCGACCGAGAATACAAGACTGAAAACAAGCAAGGCAATGCAGTATTCAACTATACTACACATTCTCAGAAATATACACGCACAATCGAGCATAAATGGTTCAACCCATCGGTAAAGACACCAACGACAATCGTGAGTACGGAATACCCGGCACCATGGAAACCCGGGGCAGAGCCATATTACCCGATCAACAACAGTGCGAATAATGAGCTGTATCGAAGATATGTCGAACTGCACAATTCATCCGAGATAATGCGTAAAAGTGTAAAGTTCGTCGGACGTTTGGGTACATATTCATACATGGACATGGACGATGCGATCAAGCATGCGTTTGCTATCGTAGAAGAAGAATCAAACATGCGCTTGCGATGGTAG
- a CDS encoding acyl carrier protein — MMQYSDEDIKRAIEANKDDLLAKLLEENQRIVDENTHLRKELCDTRRHSDYEPINVLSMDEPSGFDGKPTEMYVWNVPDYPHVKTVVALYNNKWVAVDPDMTASVWNHAAYLPLKRCTTESDCTPDPEKQVLTTNAIALKILDVLRDIIDGDVDYWFHPESPDQFQEELDTVKLGAVQSRDSIGLDSLDLIDFRIHLEDAFGIDWSDDALDKFIAEKTTVSDISNACVSDVVKFLASTLQ; from the coding sequence ATGATGCAATATTCTGATGAAGATATCAAACGTGCTATTGAGGCCAACAAGGACGACCTTCTCGCCAAGCTGCTTGAAGAAAACCAGCGGATTGTCGATGAAAATACACATCTGCGTAAAGAACTGTGTGACACCAGACGGCATTCTGACTATGAGCCGATCAATGTATTGTCCATGGACGAGCCGAGTGGGTTTGATGGCAAACCAACGGAAATGTATGTATGGAACGTCCCCGATTACCCGCACGTCAAAACGGTAGTTGCGTTATACAACAATAAATGGGTTGCTGTAGACCCGGATATGACTGCATCCGTGTGGAATCATGCTGCATATCTTCCGTTAAAACGTTGTACTACTGAATCTGATTGTACGCCCGATCCCGAGAAACAGGTACTAACCACGAATGCGATCGCATTGAAAATTCTTGATGTGTTACGGGATATTATTGATGGCGATGTCGATTACTGGTTCCATCCGGAGAGCCCAGACCAGTTTCAAGAAGAACTTGATACTGTAAAACTAGGCGCCGTACAATCACGAGATTCCATTGGGCTTGATTCATTGGATTTGATAGATTTCAGGATACATTTGGAAGACGCATTTGGTATAGACTGGTCCGATGATGCATTGGATAAGTTCATCGCAGAAAAAACTACTGTGTCGGACATTTCAAACGCATGCGTATCAGATGTTGTTAAATTTTTGGCATCAACATTGCAATAA
- a CDS encoding radical SAM protein produces the protein MSYCIYPLTTLNVTPHIVVPCNAGEMIHEERAKCLQKPNQVSWGNFNWDLYRRKIANDDYSGCVKCDKFNHQDLFFYDDARLKAEYPEFADDVIAYRNGDYSKLDVPPILIVSFDPSCNLTCPICRSSKIDIGHENILDVNAMVETMNTVQAYIPHAKRVIVSGDGEACHSPWYRRILQYFDGPAKITLMSNCTLMNDAFWNSLPQHVMNAIDSIHISFNGTTKDVYEKTMRGAKFETFLENMELIDVLKAKYGFTTKAVYTISQDNLGDYSNVPKFAHDKHFDKLHIGIAHNISRVVDNNIISGERIIYSHVLYDNLNNKLKMLHDEFNAR, from the coding sequence ATGAGCTACTGTATTTATCCATTGACAACGCTTAACGTTACCCCGCACATTGTGGTGCCATGTAACGCCGGCGAAATGATCCACGAAGAACGTGCTAAATGCCTCCAAAAGCCTAATCAGGTGAGTTGGGGTAATTTTAATTGGGATTTGTATCGACGCAAGATTGCCAACGATGATTACTCTGGATGCGTCAAGTGCGATAAGTTTAATCATCAGGACTTGTTTTTCTATGATGATGCTCGCCTGAAGGCTGAATATCCTGAATTTGCTGATGATGTAATAGCGTATAGAAATGGCGACTATTCTAAATTAGATGTCCCGCCGATCTTAATTGTGTCTTTCGACCCCAGTTGCAACTTGACATGTCCGATTTGCCGTTCTAGTAAGATCGATATTGGCCACGAAAATATTCTGGACGTTAATGCAATGGTCGAGACAATGAATACCGTTCAGGCGTATATTCCGCACGCAAAGCGGGTCATTGTATCAGGCGACGGCGAAGCATGCCATTCACCATGGTATAGGCGCATATTGCAGTATTTTGATGGACCGGCTAAAATCACATTGATGTCTAATTGCACGTTGATGAATGATGCTTTCTGGAATTCATTGCCGCAGCATGTGATGAATGCAATAGACTCCATCCACATTTCTTTCAACGGAACTACAAAGGATGTTTACGAGAAGACAATGCGAGGAGCCAAATTTGAAACATTCCTAGAAAATATGGAGCTGATCGACGTGCTGAAGGCTAAATATGGGTTTACCACGAAGGCGGTTTACACAATTTCGCAGGATAATCTTGGGGACTACAGCAATGTCCCTAAATTTGCGCATGACAAACACTTTGACAAATTACACATTGGTATTGCGCATAACATATCCAGAGTAGTCGATAATAATATCATATCCGGCGAGCGGATCATCTATAGTCATGTGTTATACGATAACCTAAATAATAAATTAAAAATGCTGCATGATGAATTTAATGCGAGGTAA